A part of Nesterenkonia lutea genomic DNA contains:
- a CDS encoding DNA polymerase III subunit delta': MSVYTELVGQDAVVEQLRQAAGSGTPSHAWLFTGPPGSGRSNAARAFAAALNCDQPEPAARGCGECRSCRLVAAQSHPSVKLISTENVTYKIEDVRQLVTTAQEKPHGARWRVIVVEDADRMTERATNVLLKAIEEPPPHTVWVLCAPSPADVLVTIRSRCRLVSLRIPPTEAVAQLLTTRDGLNEQQAQFAARVSQNHIGVARRLARDPEARSRREQIVTLPLRLSTSSAAIKAAGTLVEMTQADAASTAEARLSAEQASLRRSLGLEAEEKIPPKLRAQFKRLEEENTRRAKRAVADSLDRALIDLTAVFRDVLSLKLGTGAELINEHLRAELTRYAESLSAEQTLAGLDAINAARTRITQNVPPLLAMEALMMQFLPGRSRA; encoded by the coding sequence ATGAGCGTCTACACAGAACTCGTCGGGCAGGACGCCGTCGTCGAGCAGCTGCGTCAGGCCGCCGGCTCCGGCACGCCCTCACATGCCTGGCTGTTCACCGGACCTCCCGGGTCCGGTCGCTCCAACGCGGCGAGGGCCTTCGCCGCCGCATTGAACTGTGACCAGCCGGAACCCGCTGCCCGGGGCTGCGGCGAATGCAGGTCCTGCCGCCTCGTGGCCGCGCAGAGCCACCCCTCGGTGAAGCTGATCTCCACCGAGAACGTCACGTACAAGATCGAAGACGTCCGCCAGCTGGTGACCACCGCCCAGGAGAAGCCCCACGGCGCCCGGTGGCGGGTCATCGTGGTGGAGGACGCGGACCGGATGACCGAACGAGCCACCAACGTGCTGCTCAAGGCCATCGAGGAACCGCCCCCGCACACGGTCTGGGTGCTCTGCGCGCCCAGCCCGGCCGATGTGCTGGTCACCATCCGGTCCCGCTGCCGCCTGGTCAGCCTGCGGATCCCTCCCACAGAAGCGGTGGCTCAGCTGTTGACCACCCGGGACGGCCTCAACGAGCAGCAGGCTCAGTTCGCCGCCCGGGTCTCACAGAACCACATCGGAGTCGCACGCCGGCTCGCCCGCGACCCGGAGGCGCGCAGCCGACGGGAGCAGATCGTCACGCTGCCGCTGCGACTGAGCACCTCCTCCGCAGCGATCAAGGCCGCGGGAACGCTGGTCGAGATGACCCAGGCGGACGCGGCCAGCACTGCCGAGGCCCGGCTCAGCGCCGAGCAGGCCTCGCTGCGCCGCTCCCTCGGACTCGAGGCGGAGGAGAAGATCCCGCCCAAGCTCCGCGCCCAGTTCAAGCGGCTGGAGGAGGAGAACACCCGGCGGGCCAAGCGCGCCGTCGCTGACTCGCTGGACCGGGCCCTGATCGATCTCACGGCCGTCTTCCGTGATGTGCTCAGCCTGAAGCTGGGCACCGGTGCTGAGCTGATCAATGAGCATCTGCGCGCGGAGCTGACCCGCTACGCCGAGTCGCTCAGCGCCGAGCAGACCCTGGCCGGGCTGGATGCGATCAATGCCGCCCGGACCCGGATCACGCAGAATGTCCCCCCGCTTCTGGCCATGGAGGCCCTGATGATGCAGTTCCTACCCGGGAGGTCCCGTGCCTGA
- a CDS encoding DUF2516 family protein: protein MQSPISDIWRFVLLSEFWIQFAFAFVCLIVAVVALVKCIPKNAQRFDIAFKRTKGFWLGMTGGAVVLALLGAFGSTPFGLIFPVAAACMAMVYLTDVNPAVSE from the coding sequence ATGCAGTCTCCCATCTCTGACATCTGGAGGTTCGTCCTCCTCTCCGAGTTCTGGATCCAGTTCGCCTTCGCCTTCGTCTGCCTGATCGTGGCCGTGGTCGCGCTGGTCAAGTGCATCCCCAAGAACGCGCAGCGCTTCGACATCGCGTTCAAGCGCACCAAGGGATTCTGGCTCGGCATGACCGGCGGCGCCGTGGTGCTGGCGCTGCTGGGCGCCTTCGGCAGCACGCCCTTCGGACTGATCTTCCCGGTGGCGGCCGCGTGCATGGCGATGGTCTACCTGACCGACGTCAATCCCGCCGTCTCCGAGTGA
- a CDS encoding IS30 family transposase produces the protein MLRLWAKAAGVDRSRARGGPKHPGKNEFHRQRLQGVSIAEAAVAAGAAESSARKWDREYNTRPKRSKTVMRVAADHAPEEKVCDRFLSLPEREKILDLRNHGCSAAQIARELGRARSTITRELARNSGRDHRYLPYGAHRAASERRARPKASKLVAETQLRRWVQQKLLLRWSPAQISKRLVEDFPQDQEMRVSHETLYQALYFQARGGLKKEVQAALRTGRARRKPQGQQRRPRVLGDEMIMISERPAQIEDRAVPGHWEGDLIMGASNRSAIATLVERRTRFTMLCHLPQGHNAAAVADALTERMKSLPGHLRGSLTWDQGSEMAAHQQVSVAADLAIYFCDPASPWQRGTNENTNGLLRQFFPKGSDLSAHGPEDLEHVAGLLNGRPRMTLQWRTPAEAMRDLLTTS, from the coding sequence ATGCTGCGACTCTGGGCCAAGGCCGCAGGAGTGGACCGCAGCCGGGCCCGGGGCGGCCCGAAGCATCCGGGCAAGAACGAGTTCCACCGGCAGCGACTCCAAGGCGTCAGCATTGCTGAAGCCGCAGTCGCTGCCGGGGCCGCGGAGTCCTCGGCGCGGAAATGGGATCGTGAATACAACACGAGGCCAAAGCGCTCTAAGACGGTGATGAGAGTTGCTGCTGACCACGCCCCCGAAGAGAAGGTCTGCGACAGGTTCCTATCTCTGCCGGAACGCGAGAAGATCCTGGATCTGAGGAACCATGGATGTTCTGCCGCCCAGATCGCACGGGAACTGGGCCGGGCCCGCTCCACGATCACCAGGGAGCTGGCCCGCAACAGCGGCCGCGATCACCGCTACCTGCCCTACGGGGCGCACCGGGCCGCCTCTGAACGCAGGGCCCGACCCAAGGCGTCCAAATTGGTGGCAGAGACCCAACTGCGCCGGTGGGTGCAGCAGAAGCTGTTGCTGCGGTGGTCTCCTGCCCAGATCAGTAAGAGACTGGTGGAGGATTTCCCCCAGGATCAGGAGATGAGGGTGAGCCACGAGACGCTCTACCAGGCGCTGTACTTCCAGGCCCGAGGCGGACTGAAGAAGGAAGTCCAAGCCGCTCTGCGCACCGGAAGGGCCCGGCGCAAACCTCAGGGCCAGCAGCGCCGACCCCGGGTCCTCGGTGACGAGATGATCATGATCTCAGAGCGTCCTGCGCAGATCGAGGACCGAGCGGTGCCCGGTCACTGGGAGGGTGATCTGATCATGGGAGCGTCGAATCGTTCTGCGATCGCGACCCTGGTGGAGCGGCGCACCCGGTTCACGATGCTCTGCCACCTTCCGCAGGGTCATAACGCTGCCGCGGTCGCCGACGCGTTGACCGAGCGGATGAAGTCTCTGCCGGGGCACCTACGGGGTTCACTGACCTGGGATCAGGGCTCAGAGATGGCCGCGCATCAGCAGGTCAGCGTGGCTGCGGATCTTGCGATCTATTTCTGCGACCCGGCCTCGCCCTGGCAGCGCGGGACCAACGAGAACACCAACGGGCTGCTGCGTCAGTTCTTCCCGAAGGGCTCAGATCTCTCAGCGCACGGGCCTGAGGACCTCGAACATGTGGCAGGGCTGCTCAACGGACGACCGAGGATGACCCTGCAGTGGCGGACCCCAGCAGAAGCGATGAGAGACTTACTCACCACCAGTTAG
- the tmk gene encoding dTMP kinase → MNQLRRGGFIAFEGGDGAGKTTQLSLLESWFVERGVPYERTREPGGTPIGERIRSLVLEHGQGEVDPRTEALLFAASRAAHVVQRIRPALESGRFVLCDRYVDSSVAYQGEGRQIGTEAVADVNVFATGGLQPDLTVLLDLEPAAARARREGREGTSDRIESAEDAFHERLRAAFLARAEAEPERYLVLAADGAPEGLQKQIRARVEELLSA, encoded by the coding sequence GTGAACCAGCTCAGACGTGGAGGATTCATCGCCTTCGAAGGCGGCGACGGCGCCGGCAAGACCACCCAGCTGAGCCTTCTCGAGTCCTGGTTCGTCGAGCGCGGAGTGCCCTATGAGCGCACTCGCGAGCCCGGGGGCACCCCGATCGGCGAGCGCATCCGCTCCCTGGTGCTCGAGCACGGACAGGGCGAGGTGGATCCCCGGACCGAGGCGCTGCTCTTCGCCGCGTCCCGTGCCGCCCATGTGGTCCAGCGCATCCGGCCAGCGCTGGAGTCCGGCCGCTTCGTGCTCTGTGACCGCTATGTGGACTCGTCGGTGGCCTATCAGGGAGAGGGCCGCCAGATCGGCACCGAAGCGGTGGCAGACGTGAACGTCTTCGCCACCGGCGGCCTGCAGCCCGATCTGACCGTGCTGCTGGACCTCGAGCCGGCCGCCGCCCGCGCCCGGCGCGAAGGCCGCGAGGGAACCTCGGACCGGATCGAATCGGCCGAGGACGCCTTCCACGAGCGGCTGCGCGCGGCGTTCCTCGCCCGCGCCGAGGCGGAGCCGGAGCGATACCTGGTGCTCGCCGCCGACGGTGCCCCTGAGGGCCTGCAGAAGCAGATCCGTGCCCGCGTCGAGGAGCTCCTGAGCGCATGA
- a CDS encoding trans-sulfuration enzyme family protein has translation MNQRERTFVVSAGRGAHAPNQPVNKPVDFTSTYSYRPGVPAAMDYAREGMPSWEPLEELLAQLEAGTRSSYRAEGFVTTAEDHPAQVLPGLLFASGMAAISAVVHLLPPGSHLVMPRHSYMGFSTLAQQMADQGLLTLHRVDIADTEQVITTLHDVSTLASAQDVQVMLWIESPTNPMLEVADLPALLAAAKKRGVLSAVDNTFATPLRQRPLKHGADVVVHSVTKFLSGHSDLIMGAAITGDPEIHRQLHQHRTLHGAIPGPMEVFLALRGVRTLALRLDAAESSAGELARRLDQLSEDAGLPLRRVNYPGLASHPQHQRAAEQLGGFGAILTIELDADQPAGPGQPGPGQPAPGQPGSGELGSADQRTEAEVADAVLSALKIWTPATSLGGVESLAERRRRHPGEPTSVPDGLIRLSVGIEDVEDLFADLLNALRTAATADPSDDETIR, from the coding sequence GTGAATCAGCGCGAACGCACCTTCGTGGTCAGCGCGGGCCGCGGTGCCCACGCTCCGAACCAGCCCGTCAACAAGCCGGTGGACTTCACCTCGACCTACTCCTACAGGCCCGGAGTCCCGGCGGCGATGGACTACGCCCGCGAGGGCATGCCCTCCTGGGAGCCGCTGGAGGAGCTCCTGGCACAGCTGGAGGCCGGCACCCGCTCCAGCTACCGGGCCGAGGGCTTCGTCACCACCGCTGAGGACCACCCCGCACAGGTGCTGCCGGGTCTGCTCTTCGCCTCGGGCATGGCCGCCATCTCCGCCGTCGTCCATCTGCTCCCGCCGGGGAGCCACCTGGTCATGCCCCGGCACAGCTATATGGGCTTCTCCACCCTGGCGCAACAGATGGCGGACCAGGGACTGCTGACCCTGCACCGCGTGGACATCGCCGACACCGAACAGGTCATCACCACCCTGCATGACGTCTCCACGCTGGCCAGCGCCCAGGATGTGCAGGTGATGCTCTGGATCGAGTCCCCGACCAACCCGATGCTCGAGGTCGCCGATCTGCCTGCACTGTTGGCCGCCGCAAAGAAGCGCGGCGTGCTCAGCGCAGTGGACAACACCTTCGCGACCCCGCTGCGCCAGCGCCCGCTCAAGCATGGGGCCGATGTCGTGGTGCATTCGGTCACCAAGTTCCTCTCCGGACACTCGGACCTGATCATGGGCGCCGCCATCACCGGTGATCCCGAGATCCACCGACAGCTGCACCAGCACCGCACCCTTCACGGCGCCATCCCCGGACCGATGGAGGTCTTCCTGGCGCTGCGCGGCGTGCGCACCCTGGCTCTGCGCCTGGATGCGGCTGAGTCCAGCGCCGGCGAGCTGGCGAGACGGCTGGACCAGCTCAGCGAAGACGCCGGACTGCCGCTGCGCCGGGTCAACTACCCGGGCCTGGCCTCCCACCCGCAGCACCAGCGCGCTGCTGAGCAGCTGGGCGGGTTCGGCGCCATCCTGACCATCGAGCTCGACGCGGACCAGCCCGCTGGCCCAGGGCAACCCGGTCCAGGACAACCCGCTCCAGGACAGCCCGGTTCAGGTGAGCTCGGTTCCGCCGACCAGCGGACCGAGGCCGAGGTGGCCGACGCCGTGCTCAGCGCCCTGAAGATATGGACCCCCGCGACCAGCCTCGGCGGTGTGGAATCGCTCGCGGAGCGTCGTCGTCGTCATCCCGGGGAACCGACATCGGTGCCGGACGGGCTGATTCGACTTTCCGTGGGCATCGAAGATGTCGAGGACCTCTTCGCGGATCTGCTCAATGCGCTGCGGACCGCCGCAACGGCGGACCCATCAGATGACGAGACCATCCGATAA
- a CDS encoding phosphoglyceromutase yields MAYDLILLRHGQSDWNEKNLFTGWVDVQLTALGREEAARGGELLAEHKLLPDVVHTSLLQRAITTAHLALETADRLWIPVKRDWRLNERHYGALQGKNKAETLEQYGEDQFMTWRRSYDTPPPEISADDKFSQVGDPRYADLGDAAPRTECLKDVVERMLPYWESSVVPDLRENKTVLLAAHGNSLRAMVKYLDGISDEDIAGLNIPTGIPLHYQLDEDLKPLNPGGTYLDPEAAKDAIHAVANQGKK; encoded by the coding sequence ATGGCCTATGACCTGATCCTGCTCCGCCACGGGCAGAGCGACTGGAACGAGAAGAACCTCTTCACCGGATGGGTGGATGTCCAGCTCACCGCTCTGGGCCGTGAGGAGGCCGCCCGCGGCGGCGAGCTGCTCGCCGAGCACAAGCTGCTCCCGGACGTGGTGCACACCTCGCTGCTGCAGCGGGCCATCACCACCGCGCACCTCGCCCTGGAGACCGCCGATCGGCTCTGGATCCCGGTCAAGCGGGACTGGCGCCTGAACGAGCGCCACTACGGCGCGCTGCAGGGCAAGAACAAGGCTGAGACGCTGGAGCAGTACGGCGAGGACCAGTTCATGACCTGGCGCCGCTCCTATGACACCCCGCCGCCAGAGATCTCCGCAGACGACAAGTTCTCCCAGGTGGGGGACCCGCGCTATGCCGACCTCGGCGATGCCGCCCCGCGCACCGAGTGCCTCAAGGACGTGGTGGAACGGATGCTTCCCTACTGGGAGTCCTCCGTGGTGCCCGACCTCCGTGAGAACAAGACCGTCCTGCTGGCCGCTCATGGAAATTCGCTGCGCGCCATGGTGAAGTACCTCGACGGCATCTCCGACGAGGACATCGCCGGGCTGAACATCCCCACCGGGATCCCGCTGCACTACCAGCTGGACGAGGACCTCAAGCCGCTGAACCCGGGCGGCACCTACCTGGACCCGGAGGCCGCCAAGGACGCGATCCACGCGGTCGCGAACCAGGGCAAGAAGTAG